The Falco peregrinus isolate bFalPer1 chromosome 9, bFalPer1.pri, whole genome shotgun sequence genome includes a window with the following:
- the FANCF gene encoding Fanconi anemia group F protein: MEAVLAQVEQLPALLAVSRSALVRDWDAQILDRALEWGRYFQHLHDRFLTRPRLREALGRRLRRGQPSLLLGFPQLGRCPQLLGLALLENRALPPAACRRLLLCLLQPPGVEADAESRSLPLLARRKAASRLLALPGGPPRSLEGTEPQLQAEAQLLLVRLREEEQEIVLASEAEGRQRWLSGVLEQLPQPRAFRVVAAALLLLGQGSSSEQAGGGGRDGNSLDGNQASATGGEGVAGPLLSWLLGNLERFSAFCRFLPGSLLASLAGHYSQLSRPYLDLLTTWGSLLLYDPLQGRWVKSCLDKAGLSWEELRERFGYLCRGSVLLGGQTQAALKLLKAQDGDFKVCGLSVWTDLLMEVEEYLRKEDER; this comes from the coding sequence ATGGAGGCTGTACTAGCGCAGGTGGAGCAGCTGCCCGCGCTCTTGGCTGTCTCCCGCTCCGCGCTGGTGCGGGACTGGGACGCTCAGATCCTGGACAGGGCTCTTGAGTGGGGCCGGTATTTCCAGCATCTCCACGATCGCTTCCTCACCCGGCCTCGGCTCCGGGAGGCCCTtgggcggcggctgcggcggggtCAGCCGAGCCTTTTGCTCGGCTTCCCGCAGCTGGGACGCTGCCCGCAGCTGCTGGGCCTGGCTCTGCTGGAGAACCGCGCTCTGCCGCCCGCCGCCTGCCGCcgcctgctgctctgcctgctgcagcctccgGGTGTGGAGGCCGACGCCGAGTCCCGCAGCCTGCCTCTCCTCGCCCGCCGGAAGGCCGCCTCCCGCCTGCTGGCGCTGCCCGGCGGCCCGCCGCGGTCCCTGGAGGGGACTGAGCCGCAGCTGCAAGCGGAGGCGCAGCTTCTTCTGGTTCGGCTgcgggaggaggagcaggagatCGTGCTGGCCAGCGAGGCCGAGGGTCGGCAACGCTGGCTCTCAGGTGTCCTGGagcagcttccccagccccgggccTTCCGggtggtggcggcggcgctgctgctgctggggcagggcagtaGCTCTGAGCAGGCCGGAGGCGGGGGTCGGGATGGGAACAGCCTAGACGGAAACCAGGCGAGTGCAACAGGAGGTGAAGGTGTTGCCGGGCccctgctttcctggctgctggggaatctCGAGCgattttctgccttctgccgTTTCCTCCCAGGCTCCCTTCTTGCTTCCCTTGCTGGTCACTATTCCCAGTTAAGCAGACCTTATTTGGACCTCTTAACCACCTGGGGAAGCCTCTTGCTCTATGACCCCTTGCAGGGACGGTGGGTTAAAAGTTGTCTTGACAAAGCTGGATTGTCCTGGGAGGAGCTGAGGGAGCGCTTCGGGTACCTCTGTCGGGGATCTGTGCTACTCGGGGGACAGACTCAAGCTGCTCTGAAACTCCTGAAGGCACAGGATGGAGACTTTAAAGTCTGTGGCCTAAGTGTGTGGACTGACTTACTGATGGAAGTAGAGGAATATCTGAGGAAAGAAGATGAGCGCTGA